ATAAATTAACGTGCGCTTTTTCAATATGTTAATATTTGGAAATAATCTATTTCATTtgcataaatttcaatttcaatttgcataaaTATAATCATTGACGCTTCACAACTTGAAGTTATAATGGATATGGACAGAATACCATTCTCGTCGATTTGTAGAACTTGTTTACTTGTCAAAGAAGACATGAAATCTATACGCGAATCTTCCACTGTCGATATGTTGATGTATTGTTCGTCAGTACAGGTATATTTTCTGAATGAATGAAATCAGTTTTATTTCGAAACTATCAAAGTACATATCGACAcctgcattttattttttacagatcttaCATGGAGACGGAATGCCTGATTTTATCTGCTTGCAATGTTTACGACAAGTCAACAAATCGTTCAATTTTAAACAACTATGTGAAAAATCAGATGcaatattaaaacattatatactGGAAGGTTTACTGCCTGCTGAATTTCAggttaattttcattatttctaCTTTACCCAAAGTTTTATTTCGAAATatagttttttatttgtattgaaaatgtatacatatatcatttaagGATCACGACtatttaaatgttgtaaaaatAGATATCAACGAGTCTGAAAGCGACGAAAAACGCAACGGACaggtattatgtaaatatgatttttcttttactttcgatatttttttctaaaaaaattaacatcAAATATTTTAGGATTTAATTATATCACCGTTTCCTGAAGACAGCGAATTGCTGACTTCTACaccttttaataaattatcccGACAACATTCAGACGACGAAGATACAACTGGTATGAATAGATTCGAACCGCTTTAACTAAAAATAGCCCTGACTTTTTCATACTGTATATTAAATGTGTTTCACAGGTTTCGTCGATTGTCCTGAATTAGATTTAGAACCTGAGTGTAATCTAGTTGAAAATGCATTAGCCGCTTTGCAAGAAGATTTAGAGAGAAGAAACGGGGATGCTAAAGGAGTTGAATGGTCTAAGCAAGATATATCATTGGAAAGCGCAGACTTTTCAAAACCTTTCAAATCGATCGGAACTGTCCAatccaataataataaatatagtatGATTATAATATACACTCGGAAAGTTTTGAATATTCATGTTAAATTGCCTTTTCaaaggtttatttatattatatttttagatcAAATGAAAAAGTCTACTTGTGATATTACGGATGAGACGTTTTCTTGTACGGAATGTACTGAAAAGTTTACAAATGCAAACGATTTAACCGTCCACATGTCTATCCATTCTGCCGAAAGCAACATGcaatgcaatatttgtaataaagaGTTCAATCGTAAGCCGTTTTCATTAcaattattcaaatacatagatgtagaataacctagatatgccattacatacaaatttcgttggagatcttgaggggtgcggggggtttaactagcggggaagtggtgaaaaaaaggaTGGAACGCAGCGGTCGGCAGTGGTCAGTAACcagtttatgtaaatatgtacatgcactgaagttttattttatttataactttattttattggacacttcgcgtgacagtaaaccaaactaataaagccatattaagaaaaaaatatttagctatacacactatattaaactacaaatgtatgttactataataaaaccatcattaactattacaatatttaaacattagtaacttccacaaggatcaattttaaagctgacactttaatatttagttcattgtttgtagttttaaacttaatgtcgatttctgaatttccttcagtgccaacaagatatacgcgtgcatttagagacacctgtggcagaggttgtcgaccgctgttccatCACTGCATAAACAtgcgccgatatttcattatatgttaaaatactactataattgaagacattatatattaattcttaattatgatatgtgatgccatccgcctttttatgttttcttgagtaattgtaacacaatttcactgaatacgttggcattttcgaaaaatgtcaatcgaccttccgacttagaagctaactagctactgaaAGAGAGTTTGCATGCactgtacttttttttgtgtgtgcatgcACCAACAGGGTGATtggcttagagcgtcagggcgtatctatggtattctatatctatgttcAAATACCAATAAACTATGCTTACTTTGGTAATTGATTAAGGTATGAGAATGTTGAAGAGACACATAAAAATCCACATGTCATGGAAAGCGTTCAGTTGCCACATATGTTCGAAGGAATTCACCGAATCGGGCGCATTAAACAGACACATAAAAAGGTACAGATACAAGAATTCCCTAAatcgttttaaattttgaacctAATCTATAATTCAAACGAAACATTAGCCATAGCGGACTGGTGAAAGAGAAGAAACACTTTTGCCTGACGTGCGGCAAAGGATACCAAGATCAGAACTACCTAGCAATACACACCCGGAAACACACTGGTGAAAGACCATTTTCTTGTACGCAATGTGCTAAAACTTTCACAGACCAAAGACTGCTCGCTTCTCATGTAAAAACACACAGCCAAGACAAACTGCACCAATGCATCGTATGCTCGAAACGGTATCCACATATACTCTTCATCTAAATCCTATCAATTTTGGCAGAATTTTAATACTTAGTATCGTTGCAGGTTTACACACTCTTCTAGTCTGACCACTCACTTGAGGACACATACGGGAGAAAAGCCGTACACGTGTAAAGTTTGcggaaaaaaattcaatcaagtTAGTTTACAATGCTATTTTCTGttgtttatatattgttttatgaaaCTAATGATGTTGATTGTTGTTTTTAGTCATCGAACCTATCTTTACATATGCGTACTCACACCGGTATCAAACCGTACATGTGCggtatatgtaataaaagttTCGCCTCGTCGTCTACGTTGACATACCATTCTAGAACGCATACTGGCGAAAAACCTTACTTATGTTCTGTGTGTGGGAAATCTTTTGCTAGGTAATTATATGGttaatttacatgtatattAATGGGTGAGATTTGTATGAATCCTTTTTGTATGGTTTTTATGGACTGAGCTGATTTTAAGCGGTCTTTTCTGTTggtccgccacgctgaaaatttcatcaacatttccaattagaattatttagaaatccaatagaaagcaggtataaaaattgcacataatTCAAACAAAGCCTAGATAACTACCGAcgaggattttgagttttgtaaaggtgtgtttagactctc
This genomic interval from Arctopsyche grandis isolate Sample6627 chromosome 8, ASM5162203v2, whole genome shotgun sequence contains the following:
- the LOC143915081 gene encoding uncharacterized protein LOC143915081 encodes the protein MDMDRIPFSSICRTCLLVKEDMKSIRESSTVDMLMYCSSVQILHGDGMPDFICLQCLRQVNKSFNFKQLCEKSDAILKHYILEGLLPAEFQDHDYLNVVKIDINESESDEKRNGQDLIISPFPEDSELLTSTPFNKLSRQHSDDEDTTGFVDCPELDLEPECNLVENALAALQEDLERRNGDAKGVEWSKQDISLESADFSKPFKSIGTVQSNNNKYNQMKKSTCDITDETFSCTECTEKFTNANDLTVHMSIHSAESNMQCNICNKEFNRMRMLKRHIKIHMSWKAFSCHICSKEFTESGALNRHIKSHSGLVKEKKHFCLTCGKGYQDQNYLAIHTRKHTGERPFSCTQCAKTFTDQRLLASHVKTHSQDKLHQCIVCSKRFTHSSSLTTHLRTHTGEKPYTCKVCGKKFNQSSNLSLHMRTHTGIKPYMCGICNKSFASSSTLTYHSRTHTGEKPYLCSVCGKSFARSEDVTLHMRTHTGERPYECSICQKRFTTSSHRNQHMLIHTGEKPYVCRVCSKGCVSLAQMRQHILKAHGGVCENSYNTSDFEDKKSLEAMSDDYVEIKNA